A portion of the Calothrix sp. 336/3 genome contains these proteins:
- a CDS encoding GNAT family N-acetyltransferase — MDIRNLQAEEIEQADYIFRLAFGTFIGLPEPTQFMGDASYIHHRWKTEPTGAFAAIINEQLVGTNLATRWGSFGFFGPLSVHPDYWNQGIAQNLVQAVMEYFVEWNIDYAGLFTFTNSPKHHRLYQKFGFYPRFLIPVMSKSLQFASKSQLQSCRYRQLTETQRQESLKACSQLADTIYPGLNLTQEITAIQEQKLGDTILLWDDQGLLGFALCHCGANTEAGSDTCYIKFATVRPDHQQNFSFQELLQECEAFTLESGMVKLITGINTSHHDAYCIMNDRGFRAEVTGVAMHKDNQAGFSRDDIIALYDWR, encoded by the coding sequence ATGGATATTCGTAACTTACAGGCAGAAGAAATAGAACAAGCTGACTATATATTTCGGCTTGCCTTTGGTACTTTTATCGGATTACCTGAACCGACTCAATTTATGGGTGATGCTAGCTATATTCACCATCGTTGGAAAACAGAGCCAACAGGAGCTTTTGCAGCAATAATTAACGAACAGCTTGTAGGGACAAACTTAGCAACTAGATGGGGTAGTTTTGGATTTTTCGGTCCCCTGAGTGTACACCCTGACTACTGGAATCAAGGTATAGCACAAAATCTAGTTCAGGCTGTGATGGAGTATTTTGTGGAGTGGAATATAGACTATGCTGGCTTATTCACTTTTACCAATAGTCCCAAACACCATAGACTATATCAGAAATTTGGATTCTACCCCAGATTTTTGATTCCGGTAATGTCTAAATCTCTTCAGTTTGCTTCCAAAAGTCAGTTACAGTCTTGCAGATACAGACAACTTACAGAAACACAACGTCAGGAATCTCTCAAAGCTTGTTCTCAGTTAGCTGATACTATCTACCCAGGGTTAAATCTCACCCAGGAAATCACCGCTATCCAAGAGCAAAAATTAGGTGATACAATTTTACTGTGGGATGATCAAGGTTTGCTCGGATTCGCCCTTTGTCATTGTGGAGCGAATACGGAAGCAGGAAGCGATACTTGCTACATCAAATTTGCTACAGTTAGACCTGACCATCAGCAAAACTTTTCTTTTCAAGAATTACTTCAAGAATGCGAAGCTTTCACCCTTGAAAGTGGAATGGTAAAGCTTATCACTGGTATTAACACTAGCCATCATGATGCTTACTGTATCATGAATGACCGAGGATTTCGTGCAGAAGTCACCGGAGTTGCCATGCATAAGGATAATCAAGCCGGTTTTAGTCGGGATGATATTATTGCCTTATACGACTGGCGTTAA
- a CDS encoding cupin domain-containing protein, which yields MFNCCVIPVIKSPRDYQAYRISPHDTNRLAIVFDPAIANTSLTCCVEIFDVGGKTPPNRHQLAVEMFFILQGEGRAICDGKSIPIKTGDSLLVPAMGTHVIENTGSGRLYALTVMVPNEDFAELIRSGTPVELDDEDMAVLQRLGS from the coding sequence ATGTTCAACTGTTGCGTTATCCCTGTAATTAAATCTCCCAGAGATTATCAAGCCTATCGTATCAGTCCCCATGATACCAACCGTTTGGCAATTGTTTTCGATCCCGCGATCGCCAACACATCTCTAACTTGTTGTGTGGAAATTTTCGATGTTGGTGGTAAAACCCCACCTAATCGTCACCAGTTAGCAGTGGAAATGTTTTTCATTCTTCAGGGTGAAGGTAGGGCAATCTGTGATGGCAAAAGTATACCCATCAAAACAGGTGATAGTCTCTTAGTACCAGCCATGGGAACCCACGTGATTGAAAATACAGGTTCGGGGAGATTGTATGCTTTAACTGTGATGGTTCCCAATGAAGACTTTGCCGAATTAATTCGTAGCGGTACACCCGTAGAATTAGATGATGAAGATATGGCAGTTTTACAAAGGCTAGGAAGTTGA
- a CDS encoding cysteine hydrolase family protein, with protein sequence MNSPLYKLGIAPNAWAVNASFADITRPPIPPQPVILTTESKTLQIDLVRTAIIVIDMQNDFCHPHGWLAEIGVDVAPARTPIAPLQTLLPALRVRNIPVIWLNWGNRPDLMNISAGIHHVYNPTGEGIGLGDPLPKNDAPVLMAGSWAAAVVDELEQQPQDICIDKYRMSGFWDTPLDSILRNLGRTTILFAGVNADQCVMTTLCDANFLGYDCILVKDCTATTSPEYCWLATLYNVQQCFGFVTDSSRVLTALNDR encoded by the coding sequence ATGAACTCACCTCTGTACAAATTAGGTATTGCACCTAACGCTTGGGCGGTAAATGCATCCTTTGCAGATATTACCCGTCCTCCCATTCCTCCACAACCTGTGATCTTAACCACAGAAAGCAAAACTTTGCAGATTGATTTGGTAAGAACTGCCATAATTGTGATTGATATGCAAAATGACTTCTGTCACCCCCATGGCTGGTTAGCAGAAATTGGTGTTGATGTCGCCCCTGCTCGTACTCCCATTGCACCATTACAGACTTTATTGCCTGCTTTGCGAGTCCGAAATATACCAGTAATCTGGTTGAATTGGGGGAACCGCCCAGATTTAATGAATATTAGTGCGGGTATTCACCATGTATATAATCCTACGGGAGAAGGGATAGGTTTAGGCGATCCCCTACCAAAGAATGATGCACCAGTCTTGATGGCGGGTAGTTGGGCAGCTGCGGTGGTGGATGAGTTGGAACAGCAACCACAAGATATTTGTATAGATAAATACCGGATGAGTGGATTTTGGGATACTCCCTTGGATAGTATTTTACGAAATTTGGGCAGGACTACTATTTTATTTGCAGGAGTAAATGCCGATCAATGTGTAATGACAACTCTGTGTGATGCGAATTTTTTGGGTTATGACTGCATCTTGGTGAAAGATTGTACCGCAACCACATCCCCGGAATATTGTTGGTTGGCAACACTATATAACGTGCAGCAGTGTTTTGGATTTGTGACTGATTCTTCCAGGGTGCTAACTGCTTTAAATGACAGGTGA
- a CDS encoding amidohydrolase, whose protein sequence is MKFTLQKALIPVTDGYSTVDVQIQDGLITAVGSNLEVIGTAIPAENKLLLPGFVNAHTHSSEMWQRGLMSMFPLELWLAELYDFAPLDMEKIYLSAVGTGVETLLSGGTCVVDHMVLIPGKELEAIATAARAYSEVGIRAVIAPLIQDESLTAGIPSGETEQTHAPYFRSTQATLDIIEAAAQEFHRPEAGIYIAVAPTGIQLCSDALFTGCIALSEKYNLCRHSHLLETKAQEKLAEEKYGCTAVEHLHRLGYLDYRTSLAHCVHLTAQDIEILAATRSTVVHNPLSNLRLGSGIAPILKYRQAGVNVSFGCDGASSNDSQDLLEAIKIGSILHNITDADYLHWITPRQAVEMAAQGGAMGINLADELGSVTVGKKADLVLYDLTNLSLLPRTDPIGLLVLGRPSHVVSHAWVNGKQVIAEGKFQTIDVDNLRQQLFDHSHWQATRKSPTVAEIESHYRFVMGL, encoded by the coding sequence GTGAAATTTACTCTCCAAAAAGCTCTAATTCCCGTAACTGATGGCTACAGTACGGTTGATGTCCAAATTCAAGATGGTTTGATTACCGCAGTTGGCAGCAATTTAGAGGTGATTGGTACGGCGATTCCGGCAGAAAATAAACTTTTATTACCAGGTTTTGTGAATGCTCACACCCACTCCTCGGAAATGTGGCAACGGGGTTTGATGTCCATGTTTCCCCTAGAATTATGGTTGGCAGAACTTTACGATTTTGCCCCCCTAGATATGGAGAAAATCTATCTGAGTGCTGTGGGTACGGGGGTAGAAACCTTGCTTTCCGGTGGTACTTGCGTTGTGGATCACATGGTTTTGATACCTGGTAAAGAATTAGAGGCGATCGCCACAGCAGCACGTGCATATTCTGAAGTGGGTATACGTGCAGTCATTGCACCTCTGATTCAAGATGAATCCCTCACTGCGGGTATTCCCTCCGGAGAGACAGAGCAAACCCACGCACCCTATTTTCGTTCTACCCAGGCAACTTTAGATATTATCGAGGCAGCAGCCCAAGAGTTCCATCGTCCCGAAGCTGGAATTTACATTGCTGTGGCTCCTACGGGAATTCAACTCTGTTCCGATGCTTTGTTTACTGGTTGTATTGCGTTGAGTGAGAAATATAACCTCTGTCGTCACTCTCACCTGTTAGAAACCAAAGCACAGGAAAAACTCGCAGAGGAAAAATATGGTTGTACTGCCGTGGAACACCTGCATCGTCTAGGTTATTTAGATTACCGCACATCCCTAGCTCATTGTGTCCACCTCACCGCACAAGATATTGAAATTTTGGCAGCAACTCGCTCCACAGTCGTCCATAATCCCTTGAGTAACCTGCGTTTAGGTAGTGGCATTGCCCCTATTTTAAAATATCGCCAAGCCGGGGTGAATGTATCTTTTGGTTGCGATGGAGCATCCAGTAATGATTCTCAAGATTTGCTAGAAGCGATAAAAATTGGTTCGATTTTGCACAATATTACAGATGCAGATTATCTACATTGGATTACACCCCGTCAAGCGGTAGAAATGGCTGCTCAGGGAGGTGCCATGGGAATTAATTTAGCAGATGAATTAGGTTCTGTGACTGTGGGGAAAAAGGCAGACTTAGTATTGTATGATTTAACTAATTTATCTTTGTTACCCCGTACTGACCCTATTGGTTTGTTAGTTTTAGGTCGTCCTAGTCATGTAGTCTCCCATGCTTGGGTAAATGGTAAACAAGTGATTGCTGAAGGTAAATTCCAAACTATAGATGTGGATAATTTACGACAACAATTATTTGATCATAGTCATTGGCAAGCTACACGCAAATCACCAACCGTAGCAGAAATTGAATCCCATTATCGATTTGTTATGGGTTTGTAG
- a CDS encoding AbrB/MazE/SpoVT family DNA-binding domain-containing protein, producing MAITTITTKGQVTIPKEIRDYLNIDTGSKVDFVIDENGIVTLIPLNVPVQSLSGILHRPGMKTATLEEMEIAIKEGSSDWS from the coding sequence ATGGCTATCACAACCATCACGACAAAAGGACAAGTAACTATTCCTAAAGAAATTAGAGACTACCTAAATATAGATACAGGTAGCAAGGTTGATTTTGTGATTGATGAAAATGGAATAGTTACACTTATTCCTTTGAATGTTCCTGTTCAAAGTTTATCCGGGATTTTGCATCGTCCAGGAATGAAAACCGCAACTTTAGAAGAAATGGAAATAGCAATTAAAGAAGGTTCAAGTGATTGGAGTTGA
- a CDS encoding PIN domain-containing protein, giving the protein MIGVDTNILVRYLTKDDEQQWQKAVEIIEGGEQCFIANIVLCELVWVLRGKPYEFSRSEIGKTIEMMLQCPVFELENSSVVYQALHRFQQGKADFSDYLIGAIAQQLGCSKTVTFDRNLADNKGFKLLS; this is encoded by the coding sequence GTGATTGGAGTTGATACAAATATTTTAGTGCGCTACCTAACTAAAGATGATGAGCAGCAGTGGCAGAAAGCTGTGGAAATTATCGAAGGTGGAGAGCAATGTTTTATTGCTAATATAGTTCTGTGTGAATTGGTTTGGGTTTTGCGGGGTAAGCCTTATGAATTCAGTAGGTCAGAAATTGGTAAAACTATAGAAATGATGTTGCAATGTCCAGTTTTTGAGTTAGAAAATAGCTCTGTAGTTTATCAAGCATTGCACCGTTTTCAGCAAGGAAAAGCTGATTTTTCTGACTATTTGATTGGTGCGATCGCACAACAATTGGGTTGCAGCAAAACCGTAACATTCGATCGAAATTTAGCAGATAATAAAGGATTTAAGTTGTTGTCGTAA
- a CDS encoding toxin-antitoxin system HicB family antitoxin has product MGTLTIRLPDDKHTRLKELAQSRGISINKLIEELSTIALAEFDTHTRFKVMAATGNREEGLKILAKLDDLTQ; this is encoded by the coding sequence ATGGGTACTTTAACTATCCGTTTACCAGATGACAAACACACAAGATTAAAAGAACTGGCTCAATCCAGGGGAATAAGTATCAATAAGCTAATTGAAGAATTATCTACCATCGCTTTAGCAGAATTTGATACCCATACTAGATTTAAAGTAATGGCTGCAACAGGAAACCGGGAAGAAGGCTTAAAAATATTGGCAAAACTTGACGATTTGACACAATAA
- a CDS encoding putative toxin-antitoxin system toxin component, PIN family, giving the protein MPIKIVIDTSVFISALIGSSGPSRELIRRCLQGEYLHLMGNALFSEYESVIQRPEIIAKCPLSLTEISALLASLMSVSQWVSIYYLWRPNLKDEADNHLIELAVAGNAEIIATNNIKDFQSAELLFPNLSILKPEEIIRS; this is encoded by the coding sequence ATGCCAATTAAGATTGTGATCGATACCAGCGTCTTTATTAGCGCTCTTATTGGCTCAAGCGGACCGAGTAGAGAACTAATTCGACGCTGTTTACAAGGGGAATATTTGCATTTGATGGGAAACGCTTTATTTTCTGAGTATGAATCAGTCATACAGCGTCCGGAAATTATAGCCAAATGTCCTTTAAGTCTCACAGAAATTTCTGCTTTGCTTGCTTCCTTAATGAGCGTCAGCCAATGGGTTTCTATTTACTACCTATGGCGACCAAATTTAAAAGATGAAGCTGACAATCACTTAATTGAGTTAGCTGTTGCTGGTAATGCAGAAATTATCGCTACTAACAACATCAAGGATTTTCAAAGTGCTGAATTACTATTTCCGAATTTATCAATATTAAAACCCGAAGAAATCATTAGGAGTTAA
- a CDS encoding type II toxin-antitoxin system VapC family toxin gives MMAQLIDNFKVLPLILFDRNASAAFEQLHSQRIKLAKMDARIASVALSRGLVLLTRNHRDFSKVARLMIEDWTIAL, from the coding sequence ATGATGGCACAACTTATTGATAATTTTAAAGTATTGCCTCTTATTTTATTCGACCGTAATGCATCTGCGGCATTTGAGCAATTACATTCACAACGAATTAAGCTGGCAAAAATGGATGCACGAATCGCTTCAGTTGCTTTATCCCGTGGCTTAGTTCTGCTAACCCGCAATCATCGAGATTTTAGTAAAGTAGCAAGACTAATGATTGAGGATTGGACGATAGCCTTATAG
- a CDS encoding DUF3368 domain-containing protein, giving the protein MIIVSDTSPISNLAAIGQLELLQQLYGNVIIPTAVHQEILNSGDTDPAVLAIKSVNWIQICSITNNTLFQNLQNNLDIGEAEAITLAVELNADRLIVDERRGRKEAIKLGLRVTGILGILLAAKQQGLVSTIQPLLDDLIANGFWIREELYAELLQLAGE; this is encoded by the coding sequence ATGATTATAGTTAGTGATACATCACCTATTAGCAATTTAGCTGCAATCGGTCAGTTAGAATTATTGCAACAACTTTACGGCAATGTAATTATTCCTACAGCAGTTCATCAGGAGATTCTTAACTCTGGTGATACAGACCCGGCAGTTTTAGCAATTAAATCCGTAAATTGGATTCAAATTTGCAGTATCACTAATAATACTTTGTTTCAAAATTTACAGAATAATTTAGACATCGGTGAGGCTGAAGCGATTACCCTTGCTGTGGAATTAAATGCCGATCGCTTAATTGTAGATGAACGAAGAGGTCGAAAGGAAGCAATTAAGTTAGGTCTTCGGGTAACTGGAATATTGGGTATATTGCTGGCAGCCAAACAACAGGGGTTAGTTTCAACCATACAGCCATTATTAGACGATTTGATTGCTAATGGCTTCTGGATTCGAGAAGAGTTGTATGCAGAATTACTACAATTAGCTGGAGAGTAG
- a CDS encoding UPF0175 family protein: protein MSIIISDEVLQTTQMSEAELLTEIAVMLFQKEKFTLGQASRFAKMNQLQFQRLLASRQIPLHYDIAELREDVKSLSENNWR from the coding sequence ATGAGTATCATTATCTCGGATGAAGTATTGCAAACAACCCAAATGTCAGAGGCTGAGTTGCTGACTGAAATTGCTGTTATGCTGTTTCAAAAGGAAAAATTTACTCTAGGTCAAGCAAGTCGCTTTGCAAAAATGAATCAACTTCAGTTTCAAAGATTACTTGCAAGTCGTCAAATACCTCTGCATTACGATATTGCCGAACTCAGGGAAGATGTCAAAAGTTTGTCAGAAAATAATTGGCGATGA
- a CDS encoding pentapeptide repeat-containing protein, with protein sequence MSRDALVVGINTYGYERLSNLTAPAQDAEAVAKLLENYGEFNVTRLPVTPDKENNIPRVALGRKVTLTQLEAAIVQLFKPEGRNIPDTALLYFSGHGLRKNQGIQEGFLATSDTNPDGGNWGLRLKWLRELLQESEVRQQIIWLDCCYSGELLNFAEADPGDRGKGRDRCFIAASREFEPAFEEIGTNHSVLTTALLQALEPKNRQVTNYTVVDVIDQNIARFPQRPIFANSGGIIHLTHTQEAIKEVAENGVTSSICPYRGLRYFDFTQEDAQYFYGRQALTDQLLEKVRVSNFLAVLGASGSGKSSVVRAGLLYQLQQGKRLSGSDTWQIKIFQPGEHPLQSLARAFVSVGLSDIERASQLQKAEALIAGGGFSQLITVVDTPRVVLLVDQFEEVFTLCTDRKERQQFFDCLLTGLQRCGDKLCLVLTMRADFFGKCAEYGELAAKIQDNLLTVTPMSRSELRQAITAPAKQVELALESELVEQIISDVADSPGFLPLLQYTLTELWGQRTPQPPLVRGASKDTLTLAAYTRLGGVKGTLQQRATEVYEGLSGEEQEAAKRIFLELTQLGEGTEDTRRRVLLRDLVTSSNVEQVMQKLADARLIVTQEEFVDVAHEALIRHWLLLRKWLDENRDRLREKRKIETAAQEWSNQGKARDYLLRGRQLKIAKAWLKEEVNKSMLSNLTKEFIQTSQNNLFIGFLKNTGFVVVTLLISIVFIIPYQRQQTYTDAWTTIKDKKQGVRSALEILTEGCWEKQQWEWIPNPIATSFFGDCPLFYDEDLSNTNLSYARLNGVNFTRTNLSNSTLRAAELNYADLNRANLSDSDMSGADISDADLSSSDLNNADLTLTFLNAADLSGANLSNASLSGAILSNAVLAGANLNGADIRCNELACTDLSYSNLRGADLRNAKITNANFENSVYDQETKLPKNFDPAKEKMLLIAPGANLSDSDLSYFDFKFSDFHRINLTNANLEGSDLRYVQNLTPEQVKAANNWEKAIYDEEFRKRLGLK encoded by the coding sequence ATGAGTCGAGACGCTTTAGTTGTTGGCATTAATACCTATGGTTACGAGCGTCTGAGTAATTTGACAGCACCTGCACAGGATGCGGAAGCAGTAGCAAAACTTTTGGAAAACTACGGTGAGTTTAACGTTACACGGCTACCTGTGACTCCCGATAAGGAAAATAATATTCCTAGAGTGGCACTTGGAAGAAAAGTTACTTTAACTCAATTAGAAGCAGCGATCGTTCAATTATTCAAACCAGAAGGCAGAAATATTCCTGACACTGCGCTTCTGTATTTTTCTGGTCATGGGTTGCGGAAAAATCAAGGTATTCAAGAAGGATTTTTAGCTACCAGTGATACGAATCCAGATGGGGGTAACTGGGGTTTGCGGTTGAAATGGTTGCGGGAATTGTTGCAAGAAAGCGAGGTTCGACAGCAAATAATTTGGCTAGATTGTTGTTACAGTGGGGAATTACTTAACTTTGCCGAAGCCGATCCGGGGGATAGGGGAAAAGGTAGAGATAGGTGTTTTATTGCCGCTTCACGGGAGTTTGAGCCAGCTTTTGAAGAAATTGGCACAAATCATAGTGTCCTCACCACAGCGCTGCTACAGGCTTTGGAACCGAAAAATAGACAGGTCACAAACTATACTGTGGTGGATGTTATTGACCAAAATATTGCCAGATTTCCCCAGCGTCCTATATTCGCTAATTCTGGCGGGATTATTCACCTCACCCACACCCAGGAAGCAATTAAGGAAGTAGCTGAGAATGGGGTGACGAGTTCGATTTGCCCCTATCGCGGGTTACGATATTTTGACTTTACTCAGGAAGATGCTCAATATTTTTACGGTCGGCAAGCACTCACAGACCAATTACTAGAAAAAGTCCGGGTAAGTAACTTTCTCGCGGTTTTGGGTGCTTCGGGAAGCGGTAAATCGAGTGTGGTGAGGGCGGGATTGCTGTATCAATTGCAGCAAGGTAAACGCTTATCGGGGAGTGACACCTGGCAAATCAAGATTTTTCAACCTGGTGAGCATCCCTTGCAGAGTTTAGCACGGGCTTTTGTGAGTGTTGGTTTATCGGATATTGAACGCGCATCCCAGTTACAAAAAGCAGAAGCATTGATTGCCGGGGGTGGTTTTTCCCAATTAATTACCGTTGTTGATACCCCGCGAGTCGTCTTGCTGGTAGACCAATTTGAGGAGGTTTTTACCCTTTGTACTGATAGGAAAGAACGACAACAATTTTTCGATTGTTTATTGACTGGTTTGCAACGGTGCGGTGATAAACTCTGCTTGGTGTTGACCATGCGAGCAGATTTTTTTGGTAAATGTGCGGAATATGGCGAACTAGCGGCAAAAATTCAGGATAATTTACTCACAGTTACCCCCATGAGTCGGTCAGAATTGCGACAAGCAATTACCGCACCCGCAAAGCAGGTAGAATTAGCCCTGGAATCGGAATTAGTGGAGCAGATAATTAGCGATGTGGCTGATTCTCCGGGTTTTTTACCGTTGTTGCAATATACCCTGACGGAATTATGGGGACAGCGCACCCCCCAACCCCCCTTGGTAAGGGGGGCTTCAAAAGATACATTAACCCTAGCTGCTTATACCCGTTTGGGTGGGGTGAAAGGAACCCTACAACAACGTGCAACCGAGGTTTACGAGGGTTTGTCAGGGGAGGAACAGGAAGCAGCAAAGCGGATTTTTTTAGAGTTGACGCAGTTGGGAGAGGGAACGGAGGATACGCGGAGACGGGTTTTATTGCGGGATTTGGTGACATCCAGCAATGTTGAGCAGGTAATGCAAAAATTGGCAGATGCGCGTTTAATTGTCACCCAAGAAGAATTTGTAGATGTAGCCCATGAAGCATTGATTCGTCATTGGTTGCTGTTGCGAAAATGGTTGGATGAGAACCGCGATCGGTTGAGAGAAAAGCGGAAAATTGAAACTGCGGCACAGGAATGGAGCAATCAAGGGAAAGCTAGAGATTATTTATTGCGAGGAAGACAGTTAAAAATTGCGAAAGCATGGCTTAAAGAGGAAGTTAATAAATCAATGCTTTCAAATTTGACAAAAGAGTTTATCCAAACAAGTCAAAATAATTTATTTATTGGATTTTTAAAAAACACTGGCTTTGTAGTTGTTACCCTTTTGATTTCTATAGTGTTTATTATTCCGTATCAGAGACAGCAAACATACACCGATGCGTGGACAACGATTAAAGATAAAAAACAAGGAGTAAGATCAGCACTTGAAATACTTACTGAAGGGTGTTGGGAAAAACAACAGTGGGAATGGATTCCTAATCCTATAGCAACTTCTTTCTTTGGAGATTGCCCTTTATTTTATGATGAAGACCTTAGTAATACAAACCTTAGTTATGCTCGTCTCAACGGTGTAAACTTTACTCGTACCAATTTAAGCAATTCGACGTTAAGAGCTGCTGAATTGAATTATGCTGATTTGAATCGTGCAAATTTAAGTGATTCCGATATGAGTGGTGCTGACATCAGTGATGCGGATCTTTCAAGTTCTGATTTAAATAATGCCGATCTTACACTTACTTTTCTTAATGCAGCAGACTTAAGTGGTGCAAATTTAAGTAATGCATCTCTAAGTGGTGCGATTCTAAGTAATGCCGTTCTCGCGGGAGCAAATCTTAATGGTGCAGATATCAGATGCAACGAACTAGCTTGCACTGATTTGAGCTACTCGAATCTTCGGGGGGCTGATTTAAGAAATGCAAAAATTACCAATGCTAACTTTGAAAATTCTGTTTATGACCAAGAAACAAAATTGCCTAAAAACTTTGACCCAGCCAAGGAGAAAATGCTTTTAATTGCTCCTGGTGCAAACCTCAGTGATTCTGACTTGAGTTATTTTGATTTTAAATTTTCTGACTTTCATCGTATTAACCTCACTAATGCTAACCTGGAAGGCTCTGACTTAAGATATGTTCAAAACCTCACACCAGAGCAAGTGAAAGCTGCCAATAATTGGGAAAAGGCAATATATGATGAGGAATTTAGGAAAAGATTGGGGTTGAAGTGA
- a CDS encoding CU044_2847 family protein, producing the protein MTNLTPIQLDDNTIIYIEASEDVNIAPIATEEEEEEGLNEKGMSPEAIRKQMAQNFQAVQGTIRAYTVYTLNAFKQMPLKNANVDKVTLEFGIELGGEAGVPYVTKGTAKSNMKITVECSFPKENQ; encoded by the coding sequence ATGACAAACCTCACACCCATCCAACTCGATGACAATACAATCATCTACATCGAAGCGTCGGAAGATGTAAATATTGCCCCTATCGCAACAGAAGAGGAGGAAGAAGAGGGTTTAAATGAAAAGGGAATGAGTCCGGAAGCAATCCGCAAGCAAATGGCGCAAAATTTCCAAGCTGTTCAAGGTACAATTCGCGCTTACACAGTTTATACATTGAATGCATTTAAGCAAATGCCACTTAAAAATGCCAATGTCGATAAAGTTACCTTAGAATTTGGCATCGAATTGGGTGGAGAAGCGGGAGTTCCCTATGTGACGAAAGGCACCGCCAAAAGCAATATGAAGATTACCGTGGAATGTTCCTTTCCCAAGGAAAATCAGTAA
- a CDS encoding MoaD/ThiS family protein, with product MSESKITAKIKLFAAYQEAYGVPELTLELAENTTVEMVRDRLISEHPQLAYLKDITRFGVNLEFVPPDTIIHPGDEIVLIPPVSGG from the coding sequence ATGTCTGAATCAAAAATCACAGCAAAAATCAAACTATTTGCTGCCTATCAAGAAGCTTACGGAGTTCCAGAATTAACCCTAGAGTTAGCGGAAAATACGACGGTAGAAATGGTGCGCGATCGCCTAATCTCAGAGCATCCCCAATTGGCTTACCTCAAAGATATTACCCGTTTTGGCGTAAATTTAGAATTCGTTCCACCGGATACAATCATTCACCCTGGTGATGAAATTGTCTTAATTCCTCCAGTTAGTGGAGGGTAG